CAGTCCTTAAAGTGAAACTGTGGGGGATTtgaactaaaaaagaaaaaaatcccacgTTCTGTTTCCTAACTTAGTTTCAAAAGGAACAAAAGTTCTTTCTCATTGCATCATGGGGTTTTTCTGCTGTGGGTTTAGATTGTCTTTATAACACAGTCATTCATTTTGAGGTTGGAGTTCACAGGAAAAACAAGATACAGCTGAAAGCTTCAGCTGAAGCTACTAAGTGTTTTTACATGTTCTCAACTAGAAGAGTCAAGGTTACACAATCTTGCTCCAAGTAACCGATAAGACTGAGGCTGACAGTTTCTGTGACACTGCACTTTCATTTGCTATATTTCCAATCTACTCACCTGCCTCTCAGAGAGGCTCAGTGCCATTGACAGCTCTGACTTCCTTCTCATCGTGATGTAGCGGTTGAACTGAAACTCCTTCTCGAGCTCCATCCTTTGGTGGTCAGTGTACACCACCCTGTACTTGTCCTTAGTGCGAGTCTTCCCTCCtgaatcacacaaaaaaattgctttttagtaaaaaatgaataaataaatcaattggACTGTGCtttgggtatgtgtgtgtgtgtgtgtgtgtgtgtgtgtgtgtgtgtgtgtgtgtgtgtgtgtgtgtgtgtgtgtgtgtgtcctacaTCTTTCCTGAAATACAAACAGGAATTAATATGTCAGTGAGTCACATAATGTGTGTGCCGTGGCCAAACAGTCTGGTGCCACGTTCAAGTTCAGGCGCCACTTAAAACCTCATCAACTCTATTAATCATGTTAACTATAACTAAGGCAAAGAGTCCCCCCTGCATTGCATCAATGCTTCTCCTTATCACTGTGACTGCTGTCTACATAGATGTTTACACAGGCAGCTATTCATTGACACACATGTTCACATGGACACTTAAGAAACTGTGAGTCAGTTATTGATCAGAAAACTTGATCAAGTGACAGCATTGATCgtggcacccccccccccccccccccccccacacacacacacacacacacacacacacacacacacacacacaaatagtaAGAGGGCGGACTTCTGCACCACCAGTGTTATCTATTCAGTTTGTCACCATCTCACACGCACCCAGTGGACAGAGAGGGCGGGGTGTGAGACTTCATGGCCTCCACTATTAGCTTTGCATTAATTTCTTACTGTGTACCACGCTTGTCCAAAGACAAGTGAACAACTTGAATGTGAGAGCAGGTTTGCTTGTAGTGTGCCTTATCAAGATGTtgcttttcctgtttgtgtcactAGATAACATTTGACACCTCAAATATGTCATAAGGAAAAAGAAGTACTGTGTGTCTCAGAAAACAGTTATTTGCAAGCATGAAACAATAAACCACTGAGCTAAAAATGTTGCAGATGTTGCATAGAATTGTTTCATTCGTTTATGAAATTATGCATGACAGAATCAGCCCACATTCTGACCACAAAGCCCGCGGCCAGCTAATGATTAAGTAAATTCCCACCTGAAGTTGTCTGTTTAACTGGCTCATGAGATCTTTTCCTGGGGCTGAGGGGGTCCTGTCCAGAGATGAAGTTGTACGGGGTGAGCGATCCCCCTCCAGCGGCGGAGGGAGCGCTGCTCAGCTCCGGGCAGGGGAAGCTGACTTGAGCGGTGTTGGGGCTTGACCCCTGGAAGCTGTACGGGTACTCCTCCCGGGGAGTATAAAGGGGGTTCCAGGTACTCGCCGAGAAATCACCGACTCCCGTGAGGTGATGGTGGTAACTAGTGAAGTCATACGGAGGCGGAATGTACTGACTGTTCAGTGACAGTGTCTGAGCCGTTTGTCTGATCGCCGGAGAGCTGGGGTACATCCCGGTATCCTCGTTCGACAGGTAGGGGGACTCTCTGGAAGACCTGGAAAAATCAAACCTCCAAGCGCATGTTAGCCCCCCCTGTTTATCTTCAGCAGactctgttttcatttcagtctAAGGTTCAGGCTACCTGTGCAGTAAGACTACACACCTTTATAGATTTACTGGCAAGGAGTTCAAAAGTATCATCCTGACGTCACGCTTTACCTGAGAACCACCTGCGTGTTGGTCAGGGCAATGGCCTTGATTTACCCAGTTCGCCCCGACGAATCGTTGAATAATGTCCATGTGTGGCCGTGCACGTATACGTACACGAATATACAGGGTTCGTATTCAGCATTGAGTTTGTAGGCCTGCATTCAAATAAGAGTCAGCTCAGAAGTGGAAAGATTTTTACAAACACATAAACAAGCAGAAAAATACACACGAGTAAAGTTAAggaatttaaatatttgaaacataaagtacaaaaaaaaaaaaaaaaatcaggtcatGGCTCCACATTACCAGACACAATATCAAGTGCCCATGCAAAAGATCCACAAAAGGtacatttatttgttaattaaaatttcctttttatgcattttagctctttattttttttttattcccaacATAATTTTCATAATTggtctttataaaaaaaaagaccagtgACTTCCTTGGCCTCGGTGGTAGCTGTGGCTCTGTCGATGCATTT
The sequence above is a segment of the Archocentrus centrarchus isolate MPI-CPG fArcCen1 chromosome 10, fArcCen1, whole genome shotgun sequence genome. Coding sequences within it:
- the cdx1a gene encoding homeobox protein CDX-1a, giving the protein MKTESAEDKQGGLTCAWRFDFSRSSRESPYLSNEDTGMYPSSPAIRQTAQTLSLNSQYIPPPYDFTSYHHHLTGVGDFSASTWNPLYTPREEYPYSFQGSSPNTAQVSFPCPELSSAPSAAGGGSLTPYNFISGQDPLSPRKRSHEPVKQTTSGGKTRTKDKYRVVYTDHQRMELEKEFQFNRYITMRRKSELSMALSLSERQVKIWFQNRRAKERKINRKKLQHSQQASTTTPTPPVLGAPSDAHNATTSPSRNVLSDTISEEY